The following are from one region of the Mauremys reevesii isolate NIE-2019 linkage group 2, ASM1616193v1, whole genome shotgun sequence genome:
- the LOC120396662 gene encoding prolactin-releasing peptide receptor-like produces the protein MEPIGNWDKLPTNDSINEIIPKNSSNSSSQFTGVQLIQSFKPLIIPCYTLVVLIGIFGNYLLLYVICRTKKMHNVTNFFIGNLAFSDMLMCATCVPFTLAYAFNPQGWIFGKFLCYFVFLMQPMTVYVSVFTLTAIAVDRYYATVHPLKKRISVTTCVYVVGGIWLLSCALVAPAIAHTYHVEFQKEGFAICEEFWMEEEKERLAYAYSTLIITYILPLSAVSLSYICITVKLKNRVVPGHPTQSQAEYDRVRKRKIFRLIVLVVAAFGICWLPIHVFNIIRDIDINLINKHYFLLIQLLCHWFAMSSSCCNPFLYAWLHDRFRSELKKMFTFKQKIIPTNNCVAVSVML, from the exons ATGGAACCAATTGGGAATTGGGACAAGCTCCCGACCAATGACAGCATCAACGAGATCATCCCCAAGAACAGCTCCAATTCCAGCTCTCAGTTTACGGGAGTGCAGTTGATCCAGTCCTTCAAGCCCCTCATCATCCCCTGCTACACCCTGGTGGTGCTGATTGGCATCTTCGGCAACTATCTTCTCCTCTACGTCATCTGTAGGACCAAAAAGATGCACAATGTCACCAACTTCTTCATCGGGAACTTGGCTTTCTCAGATATGCTGATGTGTGCAACATGTGTTCCCTTTACCCTGGCCTACGCCTTCAACCCACAGGGCTGGATCTTCGGGAAGTTCTTGTGTTACTTCGTGTTCCTGATGCAGCCTATGACAGTCTATGTGTCTGTCTTCACCCTCACAGCTATTGCTGTAGACAG GTACTATGCCACGGTGCACCCGCTGAAGAAACGCATCTCGGTCACCACCTGTGTGTATGTGGTGGGTGGAATCTGGTTGCTGTCCTGTGCGCTGGTGGCCCCTGCCATCGCCCACACGTATCACGTGGAGTTCCAGAAGGAGGGCTTTGCCATCTGCGAGGAGTTctggatggaggaggagaaggagcgcCTGGCCTATGCCTACAGCACCCTGATCATTACCTACATCCTGCCCCTCTCAGCTGTCTCCCTCTCGTACATCTGCATTACAGTCAAGCTGAAGAACCGTGTAGTGCCCGGTCACCCAACGCAAAGCCAGGCAGAGTACGACCGGGTGAGGAAGAGGAAGATCTTCCGGCTCATTGTGCTGGTGGTGGCTGCCTTTGGGATCTGCTGGCTCCCCATCCACGTCTTCAACATCATTCGTGACATAGACATCAATCTCATCAACAAGCACTACTTCCTGCTCATCCAGCTGCTCTGCCACTGGTTCGCCATGAGCTCCTCCTGCTGCAACCCCTTTCTCTACGCCTGGCTGCATGACCGCTTCCGCAGTGAACTGAAGAAGATGTTCACCTTCAAGCAGAAAATCATCCCCACTAATAACTGCGTAGCCGTGAGCGTGATGCTCTGA